A region from the Candidatus Magasanikbacteria bacterium genome encodes:
- a CDS encoding nucleotide-diphospho-sugar transferase: MLSFSENNGLFPTPILLVIFNRPEKLKNLMKILSQVKPEKLYISADGPRKNNLKDVEFCKRARNIATNINWPCEIYTNFATENLGLSGNRGLETAFNWFFSIEPEGIIFEDDHLPSLDYFNYAQTLLSKYRDEEKVMMICGTNFQGEIEGDGASYYFSIYPTWGWATWRRSWDKYDREMKGLDSFLNLKKIDEILYNLKQKKYWINFFKKIKNGKFHFMDSKLMFAMWNSNSVCIIPNSNLIENIGFGEGATNTFDEYGLSMVRRGLKEINHPKTITVNRTADDFFYNKVCKRSLFQKIKYKIKFLFREL, encoded by the coding sequence ATGTTGAGTTTCAGTGAAAATAATGGGTTATTTCCAACGCCAATTTTATTGGTTATTTTTAATAGACCGGAAAAATTGAAAAACTTAATGAAGATTTTGTCTCAAGTTAAACCAGAAAAATTATATATTTCTGCTGACGGCCCTAGAAAAAATAACTTAAAAGACGTGGAGTTTTGTAAAAGAGCAAGAAATATAGCAACAAATATAAACTGGCCTTGTGAAATTTACACTAATTTTGCTACAGAAAATTTAGGACTTTCTGGAAATAGAGGTTTGGAAACTGCATTTAACTGGTTTTTTTCTATTGAACCAGAAGGTATAATTTTTGAGGATGATCATCTACCATCATTGGATTATTTTAATTATGCACAAACTCTTTTGTCTAAATATCGTGATGAGGAAAAAGTTATGATGATATGTGGAACAAATTTTCAAGGTGAGATTGAGGGTGATGGTGCAAGTTACTATTTCTCTATATATCCAACTTGGGGGTGGGCTACTTGGAGAAGGTCGTGGGATAAATATGACCGTGAAATGAAAGGTTTAGATAGTTTTTTGAATTTAAAAAAAATTGACGAAATACTATACAATTTAAAACAGAAAAAATATTGGATTAATTTTTTTAAAAAAATTAAAAATGGTAAGTTTCATTTTATGGATTCTAAATTAATGTTTGCAATGTGGAACTCCAATAGTGTATGTATAATACCGAATAGTAATTTAATAGAAAATATTGGTTTTGGAGAGGGTGCTACAAATACATTTGACGAGTATGGTTTGTCTATGGTTAGAAGAGGGTTGAAAGAAATTAATCACCCAAAAACAATAACAGTAAACAGAACTGCAGATGATTTTTTTTATAACAAAGTTTGCAAAAGAAGTTTATTCCAAAAAATTAAATACAAAATAAAATTTTTATTTAGGGAATTATAA
- a CDS encoding class I SAM-dependent methyltransferase: MKKRILHFIKFFLRKFGVIIIKPKDVNIISRLKKKFIHNERSFVSGLTKRLADSLYCHASPGVIELIIVYLSKYLKNNKENNKLLNLGGGTGQVSDIFREIGFNVYNVDLEEKNESEKKIRFDLNSSKELPFSSSFFNVVVCSEIIEHIENPWKLFRDAKRVLKKDGILIVTTPNVQSLYSRIKFLFKGYLHWFTLECFSYHINPVFKWEIDLIAKKNNFDVLKIMGSGDYFLSRDNRNYKKIIRNNESLIIFLKNNA, from the coding sequence ATGAAAAAAAGAATATTACACTTTATTAAATTTTTTTTACGTAAGTTTGGAGTTATAATTATTAAGCCAAAAGATGTAAATATAATAAGTAGGCTTAAAAAAAAATTTATACATAATGAAAGAAGTTTCGTGTCAGGACTAACTAAGAGGCTGGCCGATTCTTTATATTGCCATGCTTCCCCAGGCGTTATCGAATTAATTATTGTTTATTTATCTAAATATTTAAAAAATAACAAAGAAAATAATAAATTACTTAATCTGGGTGGAGGAACTGGACAAGTATCTGATATTTTTCGTGAGATTGGTTTCAATGTTTATAATGTGGATCTTGAAGAAAAAAATGAAAGTGAAAAAAAAATAAGGTTTGATTTAAATAGCAGTAAAGAGCTTCCGTTTTCTTCTTCTTTTTTTAATGTTGTTGTATGTTCGGAAATAATAGAACATATTGAGAATCCATGGAAACTCTTCAGGGATGCAAAAAGGGTTTTAAAAAAAGATGGGATTTTAATAGTGACAACTCCAAATGTACAATCGTTGTATAGTAGGATTAAATTTTTGTTTAAAGGATACTTACATTGGTTTACTCTCGAATGTTTTTCTTATCATATAAATCCGGTATTTAAATGGGAAATAGACTTGATTGCAAAAAAAAATAATTTCGATGTTTTAAAAATAATGGGTAGTGGAGATTACTTTTTGTCTAGAGATAATAGAAATTATAAAAAAATTATAAGAAATAATGAAAGTTTGATTATTTTTTTAAAAAATAATGCATGA
- a CDS encoding alpha-1,2-fucosyltransferase, giving the protein MIVIKLKGGLGNQLFQYAFGSLLASKRKEELFLDKDILGAKKDSYRQCGLKHFNIGNSIVTFNEVQKIKYPFGIISKIWRGFKGKILKIHNVGWNPRILNSKKSYFDGYWQSYKYPKIIREKLLKELTLKNPIKDKYYNILEKINNSNSISLHVRRGDYVNNQKTAKVHNICNLEYYEKAIEKISKKIDSPIFFIFSDDIGWVKNNLKIKNSTFFVSDTNIEDYEELIIMSKCKHNIIANSTFSWWGAWLNQNKTKIVIAPAKWNNKYQKKYKDLIPPSWIKI; this is encoded by the coding sequence ATGATAGTAATTAAACTAAAAGGTGGCTTAGGAAATCAATTATTCCAATATGCATTTGGGAGCCTTCTTGCTTCTAAAAGAAAAGAGGAACTGTTTTTGGATAAAGATATTTTAGGTGCTAAAAAAGATAGTTATCGTCAGTGTGGTTTAAAACATTTTAACATTGGTAATAGTATCGTTACTTTTAATGAAGTGCAGAAAATTAAATATCCTTTTGGTATTATTTCAAAAATTTGGCGTGGATTTAAAGGTAAAATACTGAAAATACATAATGTTGGCTGGAATCCACGAATTTTGAATTCTAAAAAGAGTTATTTTGATGGGTATTGGCAGAGTTATAAATATCCAAAAATAATAAGGGAGAAATTATTAAAAGAGCTTACTCTTAAAAACCCTATTAAAGATAAATATTATAATATTTTGGAAAAAATTAATAACTCAAATTCAATTTCTTTACATGTCAGAAGGGGGGATTATGTGAATAATCAAAAAACTGCCAAGGTTCATAATATTTGTAATTTAGAATATTATGAAAAGGCAATAGAAAAAATTTCTAAAAAAATAGACAGTCCAATATTTTTCATTTTTTCTGACGATATTGGGTGGGTAAAAAATAATTTGAAAATTAAAAATTCTACATTTTTTGTTTCTGACACAAATATTGAAGATTATGAGGAGTTAATAATAATGAGTAAATGTAAACATAATATTATTGCGAATAGTACATTTAGTTGGTGGGGTGCTTGGTTAAATCAAAATAAAACTAAAATAGTCATCGCACCTGCTAAATGGAATAATAAATATCAAAAAAAATATAAAGACTTAATTCCACCAAGTTGGATAAAAATATAA
- a CDS encoding glycosyltransferase has product MNLFKISIIMINYNRTEYIKEAIQSVLDQSLKDWELVIVDDGSTDSSENIIKSFSEKDDRIVYFKNEENLGIVYSRNKTLKNSKADLVAVLDSDDIWVDNFKLEKQVGKFKENKNLVLVGGGVIEIDKNGKEKKRYLNPNSDEKIRKNILFKNPFAHSSVMFKKSIVEGVGGYNNLEIGEDYDLWLRLGKEGKFLNLDDYLVKYRVHSKNTCNTKIIQALKNNIILVLKYRKFYGRFYIAITRRLFRYIVGLVLFKTKR; this is encoded by the coding sequence ATGAACTTGTTTAAAATCAGTATAATAATGATAAATTATAATCGTACTGAGTATATAAAAGAAGCTATACAGAGCGTTTTAGACCAATCACTCAAAGATTGGGAACTTGTAATTGTTGACGATGGCTCTACTGATTCTAGTGAAAATATTATAAAATCATTCAGTGAAAAAGATGATAGAATTGTTTATTTTAAAAATGAAGAGAATTTAGGAATAGTATATTCTAGGAATAAGACATTAAAAAATTCAAAAGCTGATTTAGTTGCAGTGTTAGATAGTGATGATATTTGGGTGGATAATTTTAAATTAGAGAAGCAAGTTGGTAAATTTAAAGAAAATAAAAATCTTGTTTTGGTTGGCGGTGGTGTTATTGAGATAGATAAAAACGGAAAAGAGAAAAAAAGATATTTAAATCCTAATAGCGATGAAAAAATACGAAAAAATATTTTATTTAAAAATCCTTTTGCGCATTCTAGTGTAATGTTTAAGAAAAGTATTGTGGAAGGTGTTGGAGGTTATAATAATCTAGAGATAGGTGAAGATTATGATCTGTGGTTGCGTTTGGGAAAAGAGGGTAAATTTTTAAATTTAGATGACTATCTTGTAAAATATAGAGTGCATAGCAAAAATACCTGCAACACAAAAATTATTCAGGCCTTAAAAAATAATATAATTTTAGTGTTGAAATATAGAAAATTTTATGGTAGATTTTATATTGCTATAACAAGACGATTATTTCGTTATATTGTTGGTTTGGTTTTATTTAAAACAAAAAGATGA
- a CDS encoding glycosyltransferase family 4 protein: MKILYLITKSEQGGAQTHVAQLMKHFKEKDWDITLMSSSQDGWLGKKAADFGVDFIPSKYLTNTINPLKVWKSFLEIRKVVNKTNPDIVHCHSFFAGFLGRLAVKGKYPTIFTPHGWGFNVGVSFFRKHFAIQVERFSSRFTNKILCVSEYGKKLAIQYKIDKPEKFIVIYNGIEDVLPTIECAKTLSEKVNFVFVGRLTEPKKPSFLLKAITLLPEDIKQKVNVTIIGKGEKEKEIKEFIIKNNLEKTVILKGLLSREDVFDQLCNKTDVFTLFSKWEGLPITILEAMSASLPVVASKVGGIPELVSKTNGFLIERDDINSLVNAITTLVKESDLRIEMGKNSRKKIQENFTLSIMFSKVEEEYNNLLK; the protein is encoded by the coding sequence ATGAAAATTCTTTATTTAATTACAAAATCAGAACAGGGTGGGGCGCAAACACATGTGGCTCAGCTTATGAAACACTTCAAAGAAAAGGATTGGGATATAACTTTGATGTCATCTTCGCAAGACGGCTGGCTTGGAAAAAAGGCGGCTGATTTTGGTGTTGATTTTATACCGAGTAAATACTTAACCAATACTATAAATCCACTAAAAGTTTGGAAGAGCTTTTTGGAAATTCGCAAGGTTGTAAATAAGACTAATCCGGACATTGTTCATTGTCATAGTTTTTTTGCTGGTTTCCTCGGGAGGCTTGCTGTAAAAGGTAAATATCCTACAATTTTTACACCACACGGTTGGGGTTTCAATGTTGGGGTTTCTTTTTTTCGCAAACATTTTGCAATTCAAGTCGAAAGATTTTCTAGTCGTTTTACAAACAAAATACTTTGTGTTTCAGAATATGGAAAGAAACTAGCTATTCAATATAAAATAGATAAACCAGAAAAATTTATTGTAATTTATAATGGAATTGAAGATGTTTTACCAACTATCGAATGCGCTAAAACACTAAGTGAAAAAGTGAATTTTGTCTTTGTTGGAAGATTGACAGAACCAAAAAAGCCTTCATTTCTATTAAAAGCAATTACTCTTTTACCAGAAGATATAAAACAAAAAGTTAATGTGACAATAATAGGAAAAGGTGAGAAAGAAAAAGAAATAAAAGAATTTATAATTAAAAACAATTTAGAAAAAACAGTAATTCTAAAAGGTCTTTTGTCTAGAGAGGATGTTTTTGATCAGCTTTGCAATAAGACTGATGTTTTTACCTTATTTTCAAAGTGGGAAGGTCTGCCAATTACTATTCTAGAGGCTATGAGCGCCAGCTTGCCGGTAGTAGCATCGAAAGTTGGAGGAATACCCGAGCTTGTCTCAAAAACTAATGGTTTCTTAATTGAGCGAGATGATATAAATTCTTTGGTAAACGCTATAACAACTCTTGTAAAAGAAAGTGATTTAAGAATAGAAATGGGTAAAAATTCAAGAAAAAAAATACAGGAAAATTTCACCCTATCTATAATGTTTAGTAAAGTGGAAGAAGAGTATAATAATTTGTTAAAATAA
- a CDS encoding NAD-dependent epimerase/dehydratase family protein, protein MSKCIVTGGAGFIGSHITDKLIELGNEVLVIDNLSLGKKEFVNSKAEFHQVDIRNFEEIKNLFEGVGVVFHLAAEPRLPISIEKPIETNDINVSGTLNILEASRLAGVKKVVFSSSCAVYGDCAVMPITENYHKNPKSPYGLHKLIGEQYMKLYSELFDLPTVCLRYFNVYGPRKLADGGYPMVIPVFLKQIAEGKKMTVIGTGENTRDYVHVNDVADANVKAWESEVVNGESINIGFGEQTSVNKIAEHIGGEKEYLEPRIGEMCRAQANIEKAKELLNWEPAVKFEEGIAGLKKEMGL, encoded by the coding sequence ATGTCAAAATGTATTGTAACAGGTGGAGCGGGTTTTATAGGGTCTCATATCACAGATAAATTAATTGAACTCGGAAACGAGGTTTTAGTAATAGATAATTTAAGCTTGGGTAAAAAAGAATTTGTTAATTCAAAAGCTGAATTCCACCAAGTGGATATAAGAAATTTTGAGGAAATTAAAAATTTATTTGAAGGTGTTGGGGTTGTTTTTCATTTGGCAGCCGAGCCAAGACTTCCAATTTCTATCGAAAAACCAATTGAAACTAACGATATAAATGTAAGTGGAACTTTGAATATACTTGAAGCTTCTAGGTTAGCGGGTGTAAAAAAAGTAGTTTTCTCTTCTTCTTGTGCTGTTTATGGAGATTGTGCGGTTATGCCAATTACTGAGAATTATCATAAAAATCCAAAAAGCCCCTATGGACTTCATAAATTGATAGGTGAGCAATACATGAAACTATACTCAGAACTGTTTGATTTGCCGACAGTTTGCTTAAGATATTTCAATGTCTACGGTCCTAGAAAATTGGCAGATGGGGGATATCCAATGGTTATACCTGTATTTTTAAAGCAAATTGCAGAAGGTAAAAAAATGACAGTAATTGGAACAGGAGAAAATACAAGAGATTATGTCCATGTAAATGATGTTGCAGATGCAAATGTAAAAGCATGGGAATCAGAAGTTGTAAACGGAGAGTCTATAAATATAGGATTTGGAGAACAGACTAGTGTAAATAAAATTGCAGAACATATTGGAGGTGAGAAAGAGTATCTTGAGCCTCGTATTGGAGAAATGTGTCGTGCCCAAGCTAATATTGAAAAAGCAAAAGAACTTCTAAATTGGGAACCAGCTGTAAAATTTGAAGAGGGTATTGCTGGGTTAAAAAAAGAAATGGGGCTTTAA
- a CDS encoding sugar transferase, producing the protein MRFIYRFKQIILLSGDILSLLVGFWLSFLIRNFHLPTLEKIESHLPLFSVIFIIWILNNYINGLYDLIKISKKETFYRRFVETAILSLVVGVFFFYLINNSKIAPKTLLLLNVFTGYSLSFLWRLLFRKFSGIRKLQTNVLLVGYTKDAKELIDIFEKNPERGYKIVGLIEPNKIIKSSEFSFDVYYNLNTIRPAITNHNAHLVVISPNLKDDHHAMREFYELLFWKVQINDLSSFYEVATGRIPPFTFSEGWFLQHLRHHENTVYEKFKTVLDFFGAVLIFIIFALALPFIAIGIKATSKGPVFFKQKRIGRFGKHFMIYKFRSMFALSKDGSAEIDGATFAKKGDKRITSFGKFLRKTRLDELPQAINMLKGEIGLVGPRPERPEITKKLEEQMPYYSLRHVVKPGLTGWAVINQNYTDTMESSLQKLQYDLFYIKNRSIFLDVSILLKTVNLVIRFMGQ; encoded by the coding sequence ATGCGTTTTATTTATAGATTCAAACAAATAATTTTACTTTCTGGAGATATTCTAAGTCTTTTGGTCGGATTTTGGTTAAGTTTTTTAATACGAAACTTTCACTTACCCACATTAGAAAAAATAGAATCACACTTACCCCTATTTAGTGTTATTTTTATAATTTGGATTTTGAACAATTATATAAACGGTCTATACGATCTTATTAAAATATCAAAAAAAGAAACCTTTTATCGTCGTTTTGTGGAGACTGCCATACTGTCACTAGTTGTTGGAGTGTTCTTTTTCTACCTAATAAATAATTCAAAAATAGCTCCAAAAACACTACTACTTTTAAATGTGTTTACTGGATATAGTTTAAGTTTTTTATGGAGACTTTTATTTAGAAAATTTTCTGGAATAAGAAAACTACAAACAAATGTTCTTTTAGTTGGTTATACTAAAGACGCAAAAGAATTAATAGATATTTTCGAAAAAAATCCAGAAAGAGGCTATAAAATTGTAGGATTAATAGAGCCAAACAAGATCATAAAATCATCTGAATTTTCTTTTGATGTTTATTACAATTTAAATACAATAAGACCGGCAATTACAAATCATAATGCACATTTAGTAGTAATATCTCCAAATTTAAAAGACGATCATCATGCAATGCGCGAATTTTATGAATTGCTTTTTTGGAAAGTACAAATCAATGATTTATCATCTTTTTATGAAGTTGCGACGGGTAGAATTCCTCCATTTACTTTTTCTGAAGGTTGGTTTTTGCAACACCTCCGACATCATGAAAACACAGTGTATGAAAAATTTAAAACTGTTTTAGACTTTTTTGGAGCTGTACTTATTTTTATTATATTTGCTCTAGCACTTCCTTTTATTGCAATAGGTATTAAAGCAACATCAAAAGGGCCTGTTTTTTTCAAACAAAAACGAATTGGTCGCTTCGGAAAACACTTTATGATCTACAAATTTAGATCTATGTTTGCTCTGTCAAAAGATGGAAGTGCCGAAATAGATGGTGCTACTTTTGCAAAAAAGGGTGATAAACGAATCACAAGTTTTGGTAAATTCCTAAGAAAAACCAGATTGGACGAATTGCCACAAGCAATAAACATGCTAAAAGGAGAAATTGGACTAGTGGGACCACGTCCAGAAAGACCTGAAATAACAAAAAAACTAGAAGAACAAATGCCATATTATTCACTGCGACATGTCGTAAAACCCGGATTAACTGGCTGGGCTGTAATAAACCAAAACTATACCGACACAATGGAAAGCTCATTACAAAAACTTCAATACGATTTGTTTTATATAAAAAACCGATCTATATTTTTGGACGTGTCTATTTTATTAAAAACTGTGAATTTGGTGATTAGATTTATGGGGCAATAA
- a CDS encoding S8 family serine peptidase yields the protein MEKRQGLFCLFFTTLVIILLPNVLFAQVSNDPNVKQWSYNDLGLYKAWASETGSKDVVVAIIDNGFDTFHPDLYDNVWKNSGEIAGNNIDDDKNGYIDDIWGWNFSYKDLDGSGGISAEESFGNNDPRPSAFDIPAVEDFIHHGTLVAGIIGSVGNNLTDGVGVNWNVSLMNLKVVESNGDGSASALVNAIRYAVDNNADVINISMVTGLFDEKINDAIKYAYENNVAVVAAAGNNSRSLNVSPLYPVCTDEKTGKRMVLGVSAMNEDHRKAFFSNFGSNCIDITAPGTNIASTMRYAPRYGLTEQYGGGWSGTSFATPFVSGALALVKSIQPSWGVDKLFDAVLSTVHRTPPKDPESYAHLFGAGLLQIDKAVKFAMESLPEVPKGNTVVAVDLKTGLIEYNDLKKEEISLFTKKTIAGINSITSFVDNGQTKFATIKRENGKVKISILNSDFKVESSFNVPLFSSDLGIKVGNVLGSAEYEIILFPKYSSFTTFIIYSKTGEYLDSKEVKIKHTGVSLDLVNGVEKTEIVLVYKNADGKFSLKHFDTNLAEKKEIPLSFFKVLPNFNVGDLDGDKKEEFVVSSRKNQEPFVSIYEQNGDWSRTFYANSPSYTGGFSSTIIDYDNDGKDDIVLNLLSGEKKISVWNYRSKKIGKWVPFNGKNVSNAHLFAIK from the coding sequence ATGGAAAAAAGACAAGGTTTATTCTGTTTATTTTTTACTACTTTAGTCATTATTTTGTTGCCAAATGTTTTGTTTGCACAAGTTTCAAATGATCCAAATGTGAAACAGTGGAGTTATAATGATTTGGGACTCTATAAAGCTTGGGCTAGTGAAACAGGATCAAAAGATGTTGTAGTTGCGATAATTGATAACGGTTTTGATACTTTTCACCCAGATCTTTATGATAATGTTTGGAAAAATTCAGGTGAAATAGCTGGAAACAACATAGATGACGATAAAAACGGATATATAGACGATATTTGGGGTTGGAATTTTTCTTATAAAGATTTAGATGGGAGTGGTGGTATTTCGGCAGAAGAATCTTTTGGTAATAACGACCCAAGACCAAGTGCTTTTGATATTCCAGCTGTAGAAGATTTTATACATCACGGTACGTTAGTTGCTGGAATTATTGGATCTGTTGGAAATAATCTAACAGATGGTGTGGGTGTAAATTGGAATGTAAGTCTAATGAATTTGAAGGTAGTTGAAAGTAATGGAGATGGCTCTGCTAGTGCCTTGGTAAATGCAATTAGATATGCAGTAGATAACAATGCAGATGTGATAAACATAAGTATGGTGACTGGTCTTTTCGACGAAAAAATAAATGACGCTATAAAATATGCTTATGAAAACAATGTTGCCGTTGTCGCTGCAGCAGGAAATAACTCAAGATCATTAAATGTATCACCTCTTTATCCTGTTTGTACAGATGAAAAAACAGGGAAAAGAATGGTTTTGGGAGTGAGTGCTATGAATGAAGACCATAGAAAAGCTTTTTTCTCTAACTTTGGATCAAACTGTATAGACATCACAGCTCCTGGTACAAATATAGCCAGTACAATGCGTTATGCTCCTCGTTATGGTCTTACAGAACAGTACGGTGGAGGGTGGAGTGGAACTTCTTTTGCAACTCCTTTTGTGAGTGGAGCTCTTGCGCTTGTAAAATCTATTCAACCAAGCTGGGGTGTGGATAAACTTTTTGATGCTGTACTTTCTACTGTTCACAGAACACCTCCAAAAGATCCAGAGTCTTATGCTCATTTGTTTGGAGCTGGTCTTTTGCAAATAGATAAGGCTGTAAAATTTGCAATGGAAAGTTTACCAGAAGTTCCAAAAGGAAATACTGTGGTTGCAGTAGACTTGAAAACGGGTTTAATTGAGTACAACGATTTAAAAAAAGAAGAGATTAGTCTGTTTACAAAAAAAACAATTGCAGGTATAAATTCAATTACTTCATTTGTTGATAATGGACAGACAAAATTTGCAACTATAAAAAGAGAAAATGGTAAGGTAAAAATAAGTATTTTAAATAGTGATTTTAAGGTTGAAAGCTCATTCAATGTGCCATTGTTTAGTAGTGATTTGGGTATAAAAGTCGGAAATGTTTTGGGTAGTGCAGAGTATGAAATAATATTATTTCCAAAATACAGCTCATTTACAACTTTTATTATTTATAGTAAAACTGGAGAATATCTAGACTCTAAAGAGGTAAAAATAAAACACACTGGAGTTTCACTAGATTTGGTAAACGGGGTTGAAAAAACAGAAATTGTGCTTGTTTATAAAAATGCTGACGGAAAATTTTCATTGAAGCATTTTGATACCAATTTAGCAGAAAAAAAGGAGATTCCACTATCTTTCTTCAAGGTTTTGCCAAATTTTAATGTTGGAGATCTAGATGGAGATAAAAAAGAAGAATTTGTTGTTTCGTCTCGCAAAAACCAAGAGCCATTTGTGTCAATTTATGAACAAAACGGGGATTGGAGTAGAACATTTTATGCAAATTCGCCATCTTATACTGGTGGTTTTTCTTCCACAATTATAGATTATGACAATGATGGGAAAGATGATATTGTATTAAATTTATTATCAGGAGAAAAAAAGATTTCTGTTTGGAATTATAGGTCAAAAAAGATAGGTAAGTGGGTTCCATTTAACGGAAAAAATGTGTCAAATGCTCATCTATTTGCTATTAAATAA
- a CDS encoding NAD-dependent epimerase/dehydratase family protein: MNNKENPIFEKKNVLVTGGAGFIGSHLCERLLREAKVICVDDLSNSSIQNIDHLLQYPDFEFIRYDVNNPIDLEQFDELDKFKVKFQGIQEIYHLACPTNVKDFEKLKLQTLWANSRAMISTLDLAVKHKAKYVFASSSVVYGPATDERIVFKEDEEGIVDHLSPRACYDEGKRFAETCVETYRQVHGLDGKIARIFRTYGPRIRLRSGLFISDFILDALEGRDLEIYGGEEKAQTLCYVSDVVDGLVRLMKSPQDLSVVNLGSDAMYRLADVANKIIDLTESTSKVVFEDAMKFISRPGVPDLSLAREKLGWIPLVRVEDGLQKTVDYTIANKARLSL, encoded by the coding sequence ATGAATAATAAAGAAAACCCAATTTTTGAAAAAAAGAATGTTTTAGTGACGGGCGGCGCGGGTTTTATTGGTTCACATTTGTGTGAACGACTCCTTAGAGAAGCTAAAGTTATTTGTGTTGATGATTTATCAAATTCCTCAATACAAAACATAGATCATTTGCTTCAATACCCAGATTTTGAATTTATTCGTTATGATGTAAACAATCCAATCGATTTGGAACAGTTCGACGAACTGGATAAGTTTAAAGTTAAATTTCAAGGAATTCAAGAGATTTATCATTTGGCTTGCCCTACAAATGTAAAAGATTTTGAAAAATTGAAACTTCAAACTTTGTGGGCAAATTCTAGGGCAATGATTTCTACTCTAGATTTGGCTGTAAAACACAAAGCAAAATATGTTTTTGCTTCTAGCTCTGTAGTTTACGGTCCTGCCACAGACGAGAGGATTGTGTTCAAAGAAGATGAGGAGGGAATTGTAGATCATCTTTCCCCAAGAGCTTGTTATGACGAGGGAAAGCGTTTTGCAGAGACTTGTGTGGAAACTTATAGACAAGTACACGGTTTAGATGGTAAGATAGCTAGAATATTTAGAACATACGGACCTAGAATAAGGTTGCGAAGTGGGCTATTTATTTCAGATTTTATTTTGGATGCGTTGGAAGGAAGAGATTTGGAAATTTACGGTGGAGAGGAGAAGGCACAGACTCTTTGTTATGTTTCAGATGTTGTAGATGGGCTTGTTAGGCTTATGAAAAGCCCACAAGATTTGAGTGTTGTAAATTTAGGATCAGACGCAATGTATAGGCTTGCAGATGTTGCAAATAAAATAATTGATCTTACAGAGTCAACTTCAAAAGTTGTATTTGAAGATGCTATGAAATTTATAAGTAGACCTGGGGTTCCAGACCTGTCTTTGGCTCGTGAAAAATTGGGCTGGATTCCACTTGTTCGCGTTGAGGATGGTTTACAGAAAACAGTCGACTACACAATAGCAAATAAGGCTAGATTATCTCTATAG
- a CDS encoding glycosyltransferase family 2 protein, which yields MIIAIVPAYNEEKNIGSVVQDLFGVVDKVVVVDDGSKDNTTETAQKAGATVLSHFINRGQGAALQTGHDFAKKIGAEFVVHFDGDAQFAAGDILTALEKIKKYNADILFGSRFLEKKSKIPFAKKYVVLPLARVVSIFFGSVKLSDAHNGFRILNRNALDKIVITQDRMAHATQIPALVKKHKLTFVEYPVNVIYREYGQNFFSGFKIVEDLFFGKFLNK from the coding sequence ATGATAATAGCGATAGTACCAGCTTACAATGAAGAAAAAAATATAGGTTCCGTAGTTCAGGACCTTTTTGGAGTTGTGGATAAGGTTGTTGTAGTAGACGATGGATCTAAAGATAATACAACAGAAACAGCGCAAAAGGCAGGAGCAACTGTATTGAGTCATTTTATAAATCGTGGACAGGGTGCAGCACTTCAGACAGGTCATGATTTTGCAAAAAAGATTGGGGCAGAATTTGTAGTTCATTTTGATGGTGATGCACAGTTTGCGGCAGGGGACATTTTGACAGCACTAGAAAAAATAAAAAAATATAATGCAGATATTTTGTTTGGCTCTAGATTTTTAGAGAAAAAATCTAAAATTCCATTTGCAAAAAAGTATGTGGTTTTACCGTTGGCAAGAGTCGTTAGTATTTTTTTTGGAAGTGTAAAATTGTCGGATGCTCATAATGGTTTTAGAATATTAAATAGAAACGCATTGGATAAAATTGTAATAACACAAGATAGAATGGCACACGCAACACAAATTCCAGCTTTGGTAAAAAAACACAAATTAACCTTTGTGGAATATCCTGTAAATGTAATTTATAGAGAATATGGACAAAACTTTTTTTCAGGATTTAAAATAGTAGAAGATTTGTTTTTTGGTAAATTTTTAAATAAATAA